Proteins encoded together in one Pseudoalteromonas xiamenensis window:
- a CDS encoding exonuclease domain-containing protein, which produces MVTHCIQFFSKWWHRQQMANRQFIDCDFVVVDLELTGLDAKQHEVVSAAWLPITKQCIQLNDAVHIVNKDVKSLAQSPVFHGLCHNDVEQGIDLKRFTEQLAHAIEGKLVVFHHSYLDMAFIRELFRESGIRARPALILDTLSIERRRLLSQGHEIALDDLTLEQCRTRYGLPLYSSHHALTDALATAELLLAQSHQIGNLKSLKLGQLL; this is translated from the coding sequence ATGGTCACGCATTGTATTCAATTTTTTTCCAAGTGGTGGCATCGGCAGCAAATGGCAAATCGGCAATTCATTGATTGTGATTTTGTTGTCGTAGACTTAGAACTCACGGGGCTTGATGCAAAACAGCATGAAGTGGTGTCCGCGGCTTGGTTGCCGATTACGAAACAATGTATTCAACTGAATGACGCCGTACATATTGTCAATAAAGACGTTAAGTCACTTGCGCAAAGTCCCGTTTTTCACGGCCTTTGCCACAATGACGTTGAGCAAGGTATCGATTTAAAGCGATTTACTGAACAACTTGCACACGCAATCGAGGGAAAGCTGGTGGTGTTTCATCACAGTTATCTTGATATGGCATTTATTCGAGAATTATTTAGAGAGTCAGGGATACGTGCACGGCCAGCATTGATCTTAGATACCCTATCGATTGAACGTCGCAGGTTATTGTCTCAAGGCCATGAAATTGCTTTGGATGATTTAACGTTAGAACAGTGTCGAACTCGTTATGGCTTACCTCTGTACTCGAGCCACCATGCGTTAACCGACGCATTAGCTACGGCTGAATTGCTCTTAGCACAAAGTCATCAAATTGGAAATTTAAAGTCGCTTAAACTTGGGCAACTCCTGTAA
- a CDS encoding sodium:solute symporter family protein — protein MDVQGFTFLLVGLSFALYIGIAIWARAGSTKEFYVAGGGVPPLANGMATAADWMSAASFISMAGIISFAGYDGGVYLMGWTGGYVLLALCLAPYLRKFGKFTVPDFIGDRYYSQLARIVAILCAIFICFTYIAGQMRGVGVVFSRFLEVDIETGVYIGMVIVFFYAVLGGMKGITYTQVAQYCVLVFAYLVPAIFISMMMTGHILPQTGFGGTLADGSGMYLMDKLDGLSAELGFAQYTEGSKSMIDVFAITAALMVGTAGLPHVIVRFFTVPKVKDTRISAAWTLVFIAIVYTTAPAVAAFARVNMIDTINGKDGSGTLYEEAPAWVKNWERTGLIVFKDKNADGRMQYSAGKIEDPNSANEVKIDRDIMVLANPEIADLPAWVVALVAAGGIAAALSTTAGLLLVISTSVSHDLLKRTLKPDISDKQELLAARLAAMVAIAISAYFGINPPGFVASVVAFAFGLAASSFFPAIIMGIFSKRMNKEGAIAGMVSGITFTAAYIIYFKFVSPELNSSANWLFGISPEGIGTIGMAVNFVVAAVVLKLTKETPVEVQEMVESIRSPKGSSAAHAH, from the coding sequence ATGGATGTTCAAGGTTTTACGTTTCTACTAGTCGGTCTGAGCTTCGCGCTTTACATCGGCATTGCAATTTGGGCTCGTGCGGGCTCAACGAAAGAATTCTATGTTGCAGGAGGCGGTGTACCTCCTCTTGCTAATGGGATGGCAACAGCTGCCGACTGGATGAGTGCCGCCTCATTCATTTCCATGGCTGGTATCATCTCATTCGCGGGTTACGACGGCGGTGTTTACTTGATGGGTTGGACAGGCGGCTATGTACTTTTAGCACTGTGTCTTGCTCCGTACCTGCGTAAATTTGGTAAGTTCACAGTACCTGACTTTATCGGTGACCGTTATTACTCGCAGCTTGCTCGTATCGTGGCAATTTTGTGCGCTATCTTCATCTGCTTCACCTACATTGCAGGTCAAATGCGTGGTGTTGGCGTGGTGTTCTCTCGTTTCTTAGAAGTGGACATTGAAACAGGTGTTTACATCGGTATGGTGATCGTATTTTTCTACGCGGTGCTTGGCGGTATGAAAGGCATTACGTACACGCAAGTAGCACAGTACTGTGTATTAGTATTTGCCTACCTTGTACCTGCTATCTTTATCTCAATGATGATGACGGGGCACATTCTGCCACAAACCGGTTTTGGTGGAACACTAGCTGATGGCTCTGGAATGTATCTGATGGACAAGCTCGATGGATTGAGTGCTGAACTCGGTTTCGCGCAGTATACTGAAGGTTCAAAAAGCATGATTGACGTGTTTGCAATCACAGCTGCCCTTATGGTTGGTACAGCTGGTCTGCCTCACGTAATCGTGCGTTTCTTCACTGTGCCAAAAGTAAAAGACACTCGTATTTCAGCAGCATGGACACTCGTTTTCATCGCGATTGTTTATACAACCGCGCCTGCAGTGGCAGCGTTTGCTCGTGTGAACATGATAGACACTATTAACGGCAAAGATGGTAGCGGTACGCTTTACGAAGAAGCACCGGCGTGGGTTAAGAATTGGGAAAGAACAGGCCTTATCGTATTTAAAGATAAGAATGCGGATGGCAGAATGCAGTATTCAGCGGGTAAGATTGAAGATCCAAATAGCGCGAACGAAGTCAAAATCGACCGTGACATTATGGTTCTAGCAAACCCTGAAATTGCTGACCTTCCTGCTTGGGTTGTTGCATTGGTTGCAGCCGGTGGTATTGCAGCGGCATTGTCGACAACTGCGGGATTGTTGCTGGTTATTTCAACGTCGGTTTCACATGATTTATTAAAACGCACATTAAAGCCTGATATTAGCGACAAACAAGAGCTTCTCGCTGCACGCTTGGCTGCAATGGTGGCGATTGCTATCTCTGCATACTTCGGTATCAATCCACCCGGTTTCGTCGCTTCAGTAGTGGCATTTGCCTTCGGATTGGCGGCATCCAGTTTCTTCCCAGCAATTATCATGGGGATCTTCTCTAAACGTATGAATAAGGAAGGTGCGATTGCGGGTATGGTGAGTGGTATTACGTTTACTGCAGCGTATATTATCTACTTTAAATTTGTGAGCCCAGAATTGAATTCTTCAGCGAATTGGTTGTTTGGAATTTCTCCTGAAGGCATCGGTACAATCGGTATGGCCGTTAACTTTGTTGTCGCAGCCGTCGTGTTGAAACTAACCAAAGAAACGCCTGTTGAAGTACAAGAAATGGTTGAAAGTATTCGTAGTCCAAAAGGTTCGAGTGCAGCGCACGCGCACTAA
- a CDS encoding DUF4212 domain-containing protein produces the protein MAFKSEDDAKAYWSENLSLVFKLLAIWFLVSFGFGILLVDVLNEIRFFGFKLGFWFSQQGAIYTFVALIFVYAFKMNALDKKYGVDE, from the coding sequence ATGGCTTTTAAAAGTGAAGATGACGCAAAAGCTTATTGGTCTGAGAACTTAAGTCTTGTATTCAAGTTACTTGCAATCTGGTTCTTAGTCTCATTTGGCTTTGGGATTTTGCTGGTAGATGTACTCAACGAAATCCGTTTCTTTGGGTTTAAGTTAGGCTTCTGGTTCTCACAACAGGGCGCAATCTATACCTTCGTTGCTTTAATTTTTGTCTACGCCTTCAAAATGAATGCGCTTGATAAAAAATATGGCGTAGATGAATAA